The following proteins are co-located in the Polymorphospora rubra genome:
- a CDS encoding DMT family transporter: protein MASISIAIVAVSSSAPLIAFAAAPALAIAFWRNGLAVALLGPVALLRRRDELRALVRGDGRRALLFSVLAGLALAVHFATWIPSAKLTSVATATALVATQPVWQGLIALGQGRRLPTVAWIGISVAVVGAALATGPDLGLSAEAVTGDLLAVAGAIFAAVYTAFGEQARRATSTITYTTICYGTCGLVLLLVCLLAGVPLTGFDNSTWLAILGLVAGAQLLGHSMFSYALRKVSATTVSILILLEVPAAALIAWAWLGQVPRLAALPGLALLLVGVAVVVLGGSRAARRPEPPVADPLP from the coding sequence ATGGCGTCCATCTCGATCGCCATCGTCGCGGTGTCGTCGTCCGCGCCGCTGATCGCCTTCGCCGCCGCACCCGCGCTCGCGATCGCCTTCTGGCGCAACGGGCTGGCGGTGGCCCTGCTCGGGCCCGTCGCGCTGCTGCGGCGGCGGGACGAGTTGCGGGCACTGGTCCGTGGCGACGGGCGCCGGGCCCTGCTCTTCAGCGTGCTCGCCGGGCTCGCGCTGGCGGTCCACTTCGCCACCTGGATACCGAGCGCCAAACTCACCTCGGTGGCGACCGCGACGGCCCTGGTGGCGACCCAGCCGGTGTGGCAGGGCCTGATCGCGCTGGGTCAGGGCCGGCGACTGCCCACGGTCGCGTGGATCGGCATCTCGGTGGCGGTGGTGGGGGCGGCGCTGGCCACCGGACCCGACCTCGGCCTGTCCGCCGAGGCGGTCACCGGCGACCTGCTCGCGGTCGCCGGGGCCATCTTCGCCGCCGTCTACACGGCCTTCGGCGAGCAGGCCCGCCGGGCGACCAGCACCATCACCTACACCACGATCTGCTACGGCACGTGCGGGCTGGTCCTGCTGCTGGTCTGCCTGCTGGCCGGGGTGCCGCTGACCGGCTTCGACAACTCGACCTGGCTGGCGATCCTCGGGCTGGTCGCGGGCGCCCAGCTGCTCGGCCACTCGATGTTCAGCTATGCCCTGCGAAAGGTGTCCGCGACCACGGTCAGCATCCTGATCCTGCTGGAGGTGCCGGCGGCCGCCCTCATCGCGTGGGCCTGGCTGGGACAGGTGCCCCGGTTGGCAGCACTGCCCGGCCTGGCCCTGCTGCTGGTCGGCGTCGCCGTCGTCGTACTCGGCGGAAGCCGCGCCGCCCGCCGGCCGGAACCACCGGTTGCCGATCCGCTGCCCTGA
- a CDS encoding DUF4190 domain-containing protein codes for MSYPQQPGNWSDPSWPTPQPGYGNPSYPVSGQPVGKDAYPVSGYPPQYGYPVPPTPTTNGMAIAALVCSLIGLATCISAPVGAILGHVARRQIRERGEAGDGMALAGIIIGWIVTGLYLLAVIGYIALIAFVISADTTTSTY; via the coding sequence ATGAGCTATCCCCAGCAGCCGGGCAACTGGTCGGATCCGTCCTGGCCGACACCGCAGCCGGGTTACGGCAACCCGTCCTACCCGGTCAGCGGGCAGCCGGTCGGCAAGGACGCCTACCCGGTGTCCGGCTACCCGCCGCAGTACGGCTACCCGGTGCCGCCCACGCCGACGACCAACGGCATGGCGATCGCCGCGCTGGTGTGCTCGCTCATCGGGCTGGCGACCTGCATCTCGGCTCCGGTCGGCGCGATCCTCGGACACGTGGCCCGCCGGCAGATCCGGGAGCGGGGCGAAGCCGGTGACGGCATGGCGCTGGCCGGCATCATCATCGGGTGGATCGTCACCGGCCTGTACCTTCTGGCCGTCATCGGCTACATCGCCCTCATCGCCTTCGTCATCAGCGCCGACACCACGACCAGCACCTACTGA
- a CDS encoding SDR family NAD(P)-dependent oxidoreductase, with translation MAFDVRAGERTTDILDGGAADEPGPATLRLDGRVALVTGAGSADGIGYATARRLRGLGARVAIVSTTRRIHERAAELGATGFVADLTDEAEVGALADAVSEQLGDVEVLVNNAGLASRASPEVLRPVAQLTYDEWRAEIDRNLTTAFLCSRAFIGGMAERGWGRIVNLAATAGPVNALPTEAAYAAAKSGVIGLTRALAMEMVADGVTVNAVAPGTIYTAASTVAELKQGLGTPVGRPGTPDEVAAPIAFLCSPAASYITGQMIVVDGGNSVREAEFR, from the coding sequence ATGGCTTTCGACGTACGCGCCGGCGAGCGGACCACCGACATCCTGGACGGCGGCGCCGCCGACGAGCCCGGCCCGGCGACGCTCCGGCTCGACGGCCGGGTCGCACTGGTCACCGGAGCGGGCAGCGCCGACGGCATCGGCTACGCCACCGCCCGGCGGCTGCGCGGCCTCGGCGCCCGGGTCGCGATCGTGTCGACCACCCGGCGGATCCACGAACGCGCGGCCGAGTTGGGCGCGACCGGCTTCGTCGCCGACCTGACCGACGAGGCGGAGGTCGGTGCCCTCGCCGACGCGGTTTCCGAACAACTCGGTGACGTCGAGGTGCTGGTCAACAACGCCGGGCTGGCCAGCCGGGCCAGCCCCGAGGTGCTGCGCCCGGTCGCTCAGCTCACCTACGACGAGTGGCGGGCCGAGATCGACCGCAATCTGACCACCGCCTTCCTGTGCAGCCGCGCCTTTATCGGCGGGATGGCGGAGCGCGGCTGGGGCCGGATCGTCAACCTGGCCGCGACCGCGGGTCCGGTCAACGCACTGCCGACCGAGGCGGCGTACGCGGCGGCGAAGTCGGGGGTGATCGGGCTGACCCGGGCGCTGGCGATGGAGATGGTCGCCGACGGGGTCACCGTGAACGCGGTCGCGCCGGGCACGATCTACACGGCGGCGTCCACCGTCGCCGAGCTGAAGCAGGGCCTCGGTACGCCGGTGGGCCGCCCCGGCACCCCGGACGAGGTGGCCGCGCCGATCGCCTTCCTGTGTTCGCCGGCCGCGTCGTACATCACCGGGCAGATGATCGTGGTCGATGGCGGCAACAGTGTCCGCGAGGCCGAGTTCCGGTGA
- a CDS encoding HpcH/HpaI aldolase/citrate lyase family protein translates to MAAVGRPRRSCLAVPGSSRKMLDKARGLPADQVFLDLEDAVAPLAKPEARRNVVAALNEGGWDGKTRAVRVNDLTTPWTYRDVVEVVEGAGANLDCVMLPKVQTAGHVEWLDLTLTQIEKSIGLPVGGIGIEAQIENAAGLVNVDAIAAASPRVETIIFGPADFMASINMRSLVVGALLPDYPGDPYHYILMRILMAARMHDKQAIDGPFLQIRDVDVFREVARRSAALGFDGKWVLHPGQIEAANEVYSPAQDDYDRAELILDAYDHCTSEAGGRLGAVMLGDEMIDEASRKMALVIAAKGRAAGLTRTSEFTPPQD, encoded by the coding sequence ATGGCCGCAGTCGGACGTCCCCGCCGGTCCTGCCTGGCGGTCCCCGGGTCGAGCCGCAAGATGCTCGACAAGGCCCGCGGACTCCCCGCCGACCAGGTCTTCCTGGATCTGGAGGACGCGGTCGCGCCGCTCGCCAAGCCCGAGGCCCGCCGGAACGTGGTGGCGGCCCTCAACGAGGGCGGCTGGGACGGCAAGACCCGGGCCGTACGGGTCAACGACCTCACCACGCCGTGGACGTACCGGGACGTGGTCGAGGTGGTCGAGGGGGCGGGCGCCAACCTCGACTGCGTGATGCTGCCGAAGGTGCAGACGGCCGGGCACGTCGAGTGGCTCGACCTGACCCTCACCCAGATCGAGAAGTCGATCGGCCTCCCGGTCGGCGGAATCGGCATCGAGGCACAGATCGAGAACGCCGCCGGCCTGGTCAACGTCGACGCGATCGCGGCGGCGTCGCCCCGGGTCGAGACGATCATCTTCGGACCGGCCGACTTCATGGCCTCGATCAACATGAGGTCGCTGGTGGTCGGGGCGTTGCTACCCGACTACCCGGGCGACCCCTACCACTACATCCTGATGCGCATCCTGATGGCCGCCCGGATGCACGACAAACAGGCGATCGACGGGCCGTTCCTGCAGATCCGCGACGTCGACGTGTTCCGCGAGGTGGCCCGGCGTTCCGCGGCGCTGGGCTTCGACGGCAAGTGGGTGTTGCACCCCGGCCAGATCGAGGCGGCCAACGAGGTGTACTCGCCGGCGCAGGACGACTACGACCGCGCCGAGTTGATCCTCGACGCGTACGACCACTGCACCTCGGAGGCCGGCGGGCGGCTCGGCGCGGTCATGCTCGGTGACGAGATGATCGACGAGGCGTCCCGCAAGATGGCGCTCGTGATCGCGGCCAAGGGGCGGGCGGCCGGTCTGACGCGTACGTCGGAGTTCACTCCGCCACAGGACTAG
- a CDS encoding LacI family DNA-binding transcriptional regulator, translating to MATLADVARRAGVSPATASRIINGSPKPVTEGLRERVLAAVEELQYVPNAHAQLLARSHRSAVGVIVHDVSDPYFAEITKGLQRIATENGRLVIICNSYRDPDKELEYVELLRAHQVAAIILAGSGYHDESYTTTLDNKLRVYEATGGRVAVIGRHQHAGDAVVPANTTGGHLAATELYELGHSRIGVIAGPAHLTTTTDRLAGIQQAAAEHGHTIAPTHITYADFDPPSGATATARLLEAHPDITAIAALNDSMAVGALRHLRQAGLTTPGDVSLIGFDDMPVAQDVTPTLTTVRLPLADMGARAMTLALRPPDDTATPQIEEAGATLVRRESTAPPRR from the coding sequence ATGGCCACCTTGGCGGATGTCGCACGGCGGGCGGGTGTCTCACCCGCGACCGCCTCCCGGATCATCAACGGCAGCCCCAAGCCGGTGACCGAAGGGCTGCGCGAGCGGGTGCTCGCCGCGGTCGAGGAGTTGCAGTACGTCCCGAACGCGCACGCCCAGCTGCTGGCCCGTTCGCACCGCAGCGCGGTCGGCGTCATCGTGCACGACGTCTCCGACCCCTACTTCGCCGAGATCACCAAGGGCCTGCAACGGATCGCCACCGAGAACGGCCGGCTGGTCATCATCTGCAACAGCTACCGGGACCCGGACAAGGAACTCGAGTACGTCGAACTGCTGCGTGCCCACCAGGTCGCCGCCATCATCCTGGCCGGCTCCGGCTACCACGACGAGTCCTACACCACCACGCTCGACAACAAGCTGCGGGTCTACGAGGCGACCGGCGGCCGGGTGGCCGTCATCGGCCGGCACCAGCACGCGGGTGACGCCGTCGTACCGGCCAACACGACCGGCGGCCACCTCGCGGCGACCGAACTCTACGAACTGGGCCACTCCCGGATCGGCGTCATCGCCGGGCCGGCGCACCTGACCACCACGACCGACCGGCTGGCCGGCATCCAGCAGGCGGCCGCCGAACACGGGCACACCATCGCGCCCACCCACATCACGTACGCCGACTTCGACCCGCCCAGCGGCGCCACCGCGACCGCCCGACTCCTCGAGGCGCACCCGGACATCACCGCCATCGCCGCACTGAACGACTCGATGGCGGTCGGCGCCCTGCGCCACCTGCGTCAGGCCGGCCTCACCACACCCGGCGACGTCAGCCTCATCGGGTTCGACGACATGCCCGTCGCGCAGGACGTCACCCCCACCCTCACCACCGTGCGGCTGCCGCTGGCCGACATGGGCGCCCGGGCGATGACCCTGGCGCTGCGCCCGCCCGACGACACCGCGACGCCCCAGATCGAGGAGGCCGGCGCCACGCTGGTCCGCCGGGAGAGCACCGCGCCGCCACGCCGCTGA
- a CDS encoding Rv2578c family radical SAM protein yields MRWDNLSAPPEAGVPGGAAPAAPPLPLALPDATVRTFDTPEFAGMTFYEVRAKSIVNRVPGTSRVPFEWTVNPYRGCGHRCTYCFARNTHTYLDLDAGQDFDSKVVVKVNAGELLRRELAAPKWRGGHIAMGTNVDCYQRAEGRYRLMPEIIAALRDFANPFSILTKGTLLLRDLPLLRTAAEVTSVGIAYSIGFVDESLWRSVEAGTPGPRRRLAAVRTLTEAGFRVNVLMAPILPGLTDTDDAIEATVSAIAAAGAASITPIPLHLRPGAREWYARWLARGFPHLVPLYRELYRAGSYLPQAYQRELVARVRLAARRHGLHRFEPEAAPEPPPPARPEQLTLL; encoded by the coding sequence ATGCGCTGGGACAACCTGTCGGCTCCCCCCGAAGCAGGAGTCCCAGGAGGGGCAGCGCCAGCGGCCCCACCCCTGCCGCTGGCGCTGCCCGACGCAACGGTCCGCACCTTCGACACCCCCGAGTTCGCCGGGATGACCTTCTACGAGGTGCGCGCCAAGTCGATCGTCAACCGGGTGCCCGGCACCTCCCGTGTGCCGTTCGAGTGGACGGTCAACCCCTACCGCGGCTGCGGCCACCGGTGCACGTACTGCTTCGCCCGCAACACCCACACCTACCTCGACCTCGACGCCGGCCAGGATTTCGACAGCAAGGTCGTCGTCAAGGTCAACGCGGGCGAGTTGCTGCGCCGTGAACTGGCCGCGCCGAAGTGGCGGGGCGGGCACATCGCGATGGGCACCAACGTCGACTGCTACCAGCGCGCCGAGGGCCGCTACCGGCTGATGCCGGAGATCATCGCCGCGCTGCGTGACTTCGCCAACCCGTTCTCGATCCTGACCAAGGGCACGCTGCTGCTACGTGACCTGCCGCTGCTGCGCACGGCGGCGGAGGTCACCAGCGTCGGCATCGCCTACTCGATCGGTTTCGTCGACGAGTCGCTGTGGCGTTCGGTCGAGGCGGGCACCCCCGGCCCGCGCCGGCGGCTCGCCGCCGTACGCACGCTGACCGAGGCGGGTTTCCGGGTCAACGTGCTGATGGCACCGATCCTGCCCGGGTTGACCGACACCGACGACGCGATCGAGGCGACCGTGTCCGCCATCGCCGCCGCCGGCGCGGCCAGCATCACCCCGATCCCCCTGCACCTGCGCCCCGGCGCCCGGGAGTGGTACGCGCGCTGGCTCGCCCGTGGGTTCCCGCACCTCGTGCCGCTCTACCGGGAGCTCTACCGGGCCGGCTCCTACCTGCCACAGGCCTACCAGCGGGAGCTGGTGGCCCGGGTCCGGCTGGCCGCCCGCCGCCACGGCCTGCACCGTTTCGAGCCGGAGGCCGCCCCGGAGCCGCCGCCACCGGCCCGGCCCGAACAGCTCACCCTGCTCTAG
- a CDS encoding TetR/AcrR family transcriptional regulator, with product MTSRAEQRAATRRALLAEGRRRFARDGFHEVVLAEVAHGIGATKGAAYHHFGSKAGLFHAVVEEAQREVAERVAGAAAEHDDPWEQLLAGCRAFLAASSDPDLRRIILIDAPTALGWNEWRALDESSSARHLAEALESLIAAGVIAPQPVEPLTRLLSGAMNEAALWLAQATGPTPGGQRDGSALDATMAALTRLLEGLRRPPG from the coding sequence ATGACCTCCAGGGCCGAACAGCGGGCGGCGACCAGGCGGGCGCTCCTGGCCGAGGGCCGGCGCCGGTTCGCCCGCGACGGCTTCCACGAGGTGGTCCTGGCCGAGGTCGCCCACGGCATCGGCGCGACGAAGGGCGCCGCCTACCACCACTTCGGCAGCAAGGCCGGCCTCTTCCACGCCGTCGTCGAGGAGGCGCAGCGCGAGGTCGCCGAGCGGGTGGCCGGGGCCGCCGCCGAACACGACGACCCGTGGGAACAGTTGCTCGCCGGCTGCCGGGCCTTCCTGGCCGCCAGCTCCGACCCCGACCTGCGGCGGATCATCCTGATCGACGCGCCGACCGCGCTCGGCTGGAACGAGTGGCGGGCGCTGGACGAGTCGTCGTCCGCACGGCACCTGGCCGAGGCACTGGAATCCCTGATCGCCGCCGGCGTCATCGCACCACAGCCGGTCGAGCCGCTGACCCGGCTGCTGTCCGGGGCGATGAACGAGGCCGCTCTGTGGCTCGCCCAGGCCACCGGACCGACCCCGGGCGGCCAACGCGACGGGTCCGCGCTGGACGCCACGATGGCGGCGCTGACCCGGCTGCTCGAGGGTCTACGCCGGCCGCCCGGGTGA
- a CDS encoding DUF4190 domain-containing protein, with protein sequence MSYPPPVDHRAPYRPYDPYASPPGSPTGWDQPGTPVSGYPPQPGYPPPAYAAQPGHPQPGYPQPGYPQPGYPPPGYPPARTNVMAILSLVLLLFFAPASIVLGHIAKKQIRQTGEQGDGLATAGLVVGYLITAAYVLLWVVWAVLVF encoded by the coding sequence ATGAGCTATCCGCCGCCAGTAGACCACCGGGCCCCGTACCGACCGTACGATCCCTACGCCTCGCCGCCCGGCTCCCCCACCGGCTGGGACCAGCCGGGCACGCCGGTGAGCGGCTACCCGCCGCAGCCCGGCTACCCGCCACCGGCCTACGCGGCCCAGCCCGGTCACCCGCAGCCCGGATACCCGCAGCCCGGATACCCCCAGCCGGGTTATCCGCCGCCCGGATACCCGCCGGCGCGCACGAACGTCATGGCGATCCTGTCGCTGGTGCTCCTCCTCTTCTTCGCGCCGGCCAGCATCGTTCTCGGCCACATCGCGAAGAAGCAGATCCGGCAGACCGGTGAGCAGGGTGATGGCCTGGCCACCGCCGGCCTGGTCGTCGGCTATCTCATCACGGCCGCATATGTCCTGCTCTGGGTCGTGTGGGCCGTCCTGGTGTTCTGA
- a CDS encoding sugar phosphate isomerase/epimerase family protein — protein sequence MSSLDRFSLNQATTKYWPIPDLVAGCVDAGVTRIGLWREETAAYGLDKTADLVRDAGLTVTSLCRGGFFNQPGWYDENRRAIDEAATLGAPTLVLVSGGLPEGSRDLDGARAHIGEAIGQLVPHALAAGVRLAIEPLHPMFCSDRCVVASLGQALDLAAPHPSAAVGVVVDTYHLWWDDQVWAQIERAGREDRIACFQVADWITPLPEGVLLGRGLPGTGSVELRRFREAVDATGFTGPIEVEVFHADVWARPGRDVLDETIQGYVEHVL from the coding sequence ATGAGCTCGCTCGACCGTTTCTCGCTCAACCAGGCCACCACCAAGTACTGGCCGATCCCCGACCTGGTCGCCGGCTGTGTCGATGCCGGCGTCACCCGGATCGGACTGTGGCGGGAGGAGACCGCGGCCTACGGCCTCGACAAGACCGCGGACCTGGTCCGCGACGCCGGACTCACCGTGACCTCGCTGTGCCGGGGCGGGTTCTTCAACCAACCCGGCTGGTACGACGAGAACCGGCGGGCGATCGACGAGGCGGCCACCCTCGGCGCCCCGACGCTCGTGCTCGTCTCCGGCGGGCTGCCCGAGGGCAGCCGCGATCTCGACGGGGCCCGGGCCCACATCGGCGAGGCCATCGGCCAGCTCGTGCCGCACGCGCTCGCCGCCGGCGTACGGCTGGCGATCGAGCCGCTGCACCCGATGTTCTGCTCCGACCGCTGCGTGGTCGCCAGCCTCGGCCAGGCGCTCGACCTGGCGGCACCGCACCCGTCGGCCGCCGTCGGCGTGGTGGTCGACACCTACCACCTGTGGTGGGACGACCAGGTGTGGGCGCAGATCGAGCGGGCCGGCCGGGAGGACCGGATCGCCTGCTTCCAGGTCGCCGACTGGATCACACCGCTGCCCGAGGGTGTGCTGCTGGGGCGGGGCCTGCCCGGCACCGGGAGCGTGGAACTGCGACGGTTCCGGGAGGCGGTCGACGCGACCGGTTTCACCGGTCCGATCGAGGTCGAGGTGTTCCACGCCGACGTCTGGGCCCGCCCCGGCCGAGACGTCCTCGACGAGACGATCCAGGGTTACGTCGAGCACGTCCTGTAG
- a CDS encoding DUF4190 domain-containing protein, whose product MDKPDGEPTATGAPGATGIPTPGPASLDKPAPPPGPADSGRTVSGPARTSWPGPALGRPFPPPRPTNTTAVTALVVALVSLATCPLVGGVAVYLGNRARTEIRSTGEQGDGLALAGVIVGWCAIGISALFLLFMVAYFGFFAIMFGAMFATGV is encoded by the coding sequence GTGGACAAGCCCGACGGCGAACCGACGGCGACCGGCGCGCCGGGCGCGACCGGCATCCCGACACCGGGACCGGCCAGCCTCGACAAGCCGGCGCCGCCGCCAGGCCCGGCCGACAGCGGCCGGACGGTGTCCGGGCCGGCCCGGACGTCGTGGCCCGGCCCGGCCCTGGGCCGTCCGTTCCCACCGCCCCGGCCGACCAACACCACGGCCGTCACCGCCCTGGTGGTGGCGCTGGTCAGCCTGGCCACCTGTCCGTTGGTCGGGGGCGTGGCCGTCTACCTCGGCAACCGGGCCCGTACGGAGATCCGGTCGACCGGCGAGCAGGGTGACGGCCTGGCCCTGGCCGGGGTGATCGTCGGCTGGTGCGCGATCGGGATCAGCGCGCTGTTCCTGCTCTTCATGGTGGCGTACTTCGGGTTCTTCGCGATCATGTTCGGCGCGATGTTCGCCACCGGCGTCTAG
- a CDS encoding VOC family protein, whose translation MSSRLDSFYPVICTADVAASRAFYTRHFGFEVTFEADWYVSLRRPEPPHYELALLDHTHETLPERYRVPVRGLILNFEVSDVDAEHERLVGAAGLTEELPLRSEDFGQRHFIVAAPDGVLIDVITPIEPSASYADQFLAGPAGR comes from the coding sequence ATGAGCAGCAGGCTCGACAGCTTCTATCCGGTGATCTGCACCGCCGACGTCGCGGCTTCCCGCGCCTTCTACACCCGGCACTTCGGCTTCGAGGTGACGTTTGAGGCCGACTGGTACGTCAGCCTGCGCCGTCCCGAGCCGCCGCACTACGAGCTGGCGCTGCTCGACCACACCCACGAGACGCTCCCGGAGCGGTATCGGGTGCCGGTGCGGGGGCTCATTCTGAACTTCGAGGTGTCCGATGTCGACGCCGAGCACGAGCGGCTGGTCGGCGCTGCCGGGCTGACCGAGGAGCTGCCGCTGCGCAGCGAGGACTTCGGTCAGCGGCACTTCATCGTGGCCGCCCCGGACGGGGTGCTCATCGACGTGATCACGCCGATCGAGCCATCGGCGTCGTACGCCGACCAGTTCCTGGCCGGCCCCGCAGGGCGGTGA
- a CDS encoding HAD family hydrolase, whose amino-acid sequence MTPFRAVLFDFFGTLTTAVRRGPRHAVIAQLLGSDLATLTTVLDRTYYTRASGMFGSAEADLRFVCDRMGTRPSDDALRAALTIRADVLRAETRLRADAVSTLRTVRDQGLRTALVSDCTYEVAAYLPHLPIATLLDTLVLSNEVGECKPAAPMYLTACERLDVTPEECLYVGDGGSRELTGAAEVGMTAVRLAAPDLHQHLTFDADTGWVGPNAVSLSDAVGMLDPAFQRHLPRAGVAPTARGCDRPRATTTVRDRPPVRQDAGRD is encoded by the coding sequence ATGACCCCGTTTCGCGCGGTGCTGTTCGACTTCTTCGGCACGCTGACCACGGCGGTCCGGCGCGGACCGCGCCACGCCGTGATCGCGCAACTGCTCGGTTCCGACCTGGCGACGCTCACCACCGTCCTGGACCGGACCTACTACACCAGGGCCAGTGGGATGTTCGGCTCGGCAGAAGCCGACCTGCGCTTCGTGTGCGACCGGATGGGCACTCGGCCGTCCGACGACGCCCTGCGCGCCGCGCTCACCATCCGGGCCGACGTACTGCGGGCCGAGACCCGGTTGCGGGCCGACGCCGTGTCGACCCTGCGGACCGTACGCGACCAGGGGCTGCGCACCGCGTTGGTCAGCGACTGCACGTACGAGGTGGCGGCATACCTGCCACACCTGCCGATCGCCACGCTGCTCGACACGCTGGTGCTCTCCAACGAGGTCGGCGAGTGCAAACCCGCCGCCCCGATGTATCTCACCGCCTGCGAGCGGCTCGACGTCACGCCCGAGGAGTGCCTCTACGTCGGCGACGGCGGCAGCCGTGAACTGACCGGTGCGGCCGAGGTCGGCATGACAGCGGTCCGGTTGGCAGCCCCCGACCTGCACCAGCATCTGACGTTCGACGCCGACACCGGCTGGGTCGGCCCGAACGCGGTGAGCCTCAGCGACGCGGTGGGCATGCTGGATCCGGCGTTCCAGCGGCACCTGCCCCGCGCCGGCGTGGCCCCAACCGCCCGGGGATGCGACCGGCCGCGGGCCACCACGACCGTGCGGGACCGCCCCCCGGTACGGCAGGATGCAGGGCGTGACTGA
- a CDS encoding CoA-binding protein, which translates to MRDALQILAEARVIAVVGASRDPHKPAHSVPLQMQRHGWRIIPVNPYAGDELFGERVYASLADVPHPVDMVNVFRPAADAVAVVREAIAVGAPSVWLQLGIVSPEARRLAEEAGVDYVEDRCLAVERAVGGLSLT; encoded by the coding sequence GTGCGTGATGCCCTGCAGATCCTGGCCGAAGCCCGCGTGATCGCGGTCGTCGGCGCCTCCCGTGACCCCCACAAGCCGGCGCACAGCGTGCCGCTGCAGATGCAACGGCACGGCTGGCGGATCATCCCGGTCAACCCCTACGCCGGCGACGAACTCTTCGGCGAGCGGGTGTACGCCTCGCTGGCCGACGTGCCGCACCCGGTCGACATGGTCAACGTCTTCCGGCCGGCCGCCGACGCGGTCGCCGTGGTCCGCGAGGCGATCGCCGTCGGCGCCCCGTCGGTCTGGCTGCAACTCGGCATCGTCTCGCCCGAAGCGCGCCGGCTCGCCGAGGAGGCCGGTGTCGACTACGTCGAAGACCGCTGCCTGGCCGTAGAACGGGCGGTCGGCGGGCTGAGCCTGACATAG
- a CDS encoding Gfo/Idh/MocA family protein, protein MARKTIGIVLNGVTGRMGYRQHLVRSLLAIREQGGLPLSGGDRLWPELVLVGRSETKLREIADRHGLTEWTTDLTAALARPDVEIYFDAQVTAQREKALRLAIEAGKAIYTEKPTAEDLAGAVDLARLADAAGIKHGVVQDKLFLPGLRKLDRLVKGGFFGQILSIRGEFGYWVFEGDWQAAQRPSWNYRAADGGGITVDMFPHWHYVLEQIFGRVTSVNAHLSTHIDRRWDEAGEAYDATADDAAYGIFEIDRPGQGKVVAQINSSWAVRVYRDELVEFQVDGTEGSAVAGLRNCRIQHRSTTPKPVWNPDLPATEDFRSQWQVVPDNEEFDNGFKAQWELFLRHVVEDTPYTWDLWAGARGVQLAELGIQSAREGRRVEIPELES, encoded by the coding sequence ATGGCCCGCAAGACCATCGGGATCGTACTCAACGGTGTCACCGGCCGGATGGGTTACCGGCAGCACCTCGTCCGCTCCCTGCTCGCGATCCGCGAACAGGGCGGCCTGCCGCTGAGCGGCGGCGACCGGCTCTGGCCGGAACTGGTGCTGGTCGGCCGCAGCGAGACCAAGCTGCGCGAGATCGCCGACCGGCACGGCCTCACCGAGTGGACCACCGACCTGACCGCGGCACTCGCCCGGCCCGACGTCGAGATCTACTTCGACGCGCAGGTCACCGCCCAGCGGGAGAAGGCGCTCCGGCTGGCCATCGAGGCCGGCAAGGCGATCTACACCGAGAAGCCGACCGCCGAGGACCTGGCCGGCGCGGTCGACCTGGCCCGGCTCGCCGACGCCGCCGGCATCAAGCACGGTGTCGTGCAGGACAAGCTCTTCCTGCCCGGGCTGCGCAAGCTCGACCGGCTGGTCAAGGGCGGCTTCTTCGGGCAGATCCTGTCGATCCGCGGCGAGTTCGGCTACTGGGTCTTCGAGGGTGACTGGCAGGCCGCCCAACGTCCCTCGTGGAACTACCGGGCCGCCGACGGCGGCGGCATCACCGTCGACATGTTCCCGCACTGGCACTACGTGCTGGAGCAGATCTTCGGTCGGGTCACCTCGGTCAACGCCCACCTCTCCACCCACATCGACCGGCGCTGGGACGAGGCCGGCGAGGCGTACGACGCCACCGCCGACGACGCGGCGTACGGCATCTTCGAGATCGACCGGCCCGGTCAGGGCAAGGTTGTCGCACAGATCAACTCGTCCTGGGCGGTCCGGGTCTACCGCGACGAACTGGTCGAGTTCCAGGTGGACGGCACCGAGGGCAGCGCCGTCGCCGGCCTGCGCAACTGCCGGATCCAGCACCGGTCGACGACCCCGAAGCCGGTGTGGAACCCCGACCTGCCGGCCACCGAGGACTTCCGCTCGCAGTGGCAGGTCGTGCCCGACAACGAGGAGTTCGACAACGGGTTCAAGGCACAGTGGGAGCTGTTCCTGCGCCACGTCGTCGAGGACACGCCGTACACCTGGGACCTGTGGGCCGGAGCCCGCGGCGTGCAGCTCGCCGAACTCGGCATCCAGTCGGCCCGCGAGGGCCGGCGCGTCGAGATCCCGGAACTCGAGTCCTGA